TTCTTCCACTGgtccgcctcccccgccggcgccaACCTGCCCCcgaccgccgccaccctcgcccgcgccgtcgACATCCTCGGCAAGCACTTCGAGTTCCCGCTCGctacctccctcctcctctcccaccaCGACCCCGCGCGGGGGGACCCCGCTTTCCTCCGCCCCGCGCTCCGCGCCCTCCTCAatcgcctcgccgccgcaaaTCTCGTCGACGACGCCGTCAGCGCGTTCaactccaccgccgcctccatcggCCTCCGCGATGAGGCCTCCTTTCACCTCCTCATCGACGCGCTCTGCGACAACCGCCGCGTCGACGAGGCCGATCACCTGTGCTTCGGCAAGGACCCGCCGCCGTTCCCGCTGCGCACGAAGACCCACAACCTGCTCCTCCGCGGGTGGGCTAAGACCCGCGCCTGGGCGCGCCTCCGCCAGCTGTGGTTCGACATGGACCGCCGAGGCGTTGCCAAGGATCTTCACTCCTACTCGATATACATGGATGCCCTTTCTAAGTCAGGCAAGCCGTGGAAGGCCTTCAAAATTTTCAAGGAGATGAAGCAGAGAGGCGTTCCAATTGATGTCGTTGCATACAATACGGCGATCCATGCGGTTGGGTTCGCGGAGAGCGTCGATTCTGCTGTAAGGTTGTACAGACAGATGGTTGATGCTGGTTGCAAGCCGAATACTGCCACTTTCAATGCAATTGTCAAGTTATTCTGCAAGGAGGGGAGGTTCAAGGAAGGGTATGCGTTTGTTCAGCAGATGCACAAGGCTGGGTGCGAACCCAATGTGCTCACATACCATTGCTTTTTCCAGTACTTGAGCCGTCCACAGGAGGTCCTCAGACTGTTTGAGAAAATGCTTGAGAGGGGTTGCCAGCCAAGGATGGACACATATGTCATGCTCATAAAGAGGTTTGGGCGATGGGGTTTCCTTCGACCAGTGTTCATTGTGTGGAAGGCAATGGAAGAGCAGGGTCTTAGCCCGGATGCATTTGCATACAATGCGCTTATTGATGCATTACTGGAAAAAGGTATGGTAGATTTGGCTAGGAAGTATGATGAGGAAATGCTTGCGAAGGGACTCTCACCCAAGCCAAGGAAAGAGCTGGGGACTAAGTTGCCAGAAGCCGAGTCTGACAGTGATAATGTACTGAACGGTGTGCTTTGATTTCTGAGAGCTAGAAAGGGACAGCTCTTTGTTATCATTTGACCACTGGAGCTGATTAAAACAATGGTGTGATCATGCTCATGTTCCCAAACATATGTTGCTTTGCATTGAAGGAGATGTAATGTGATTTCATGGACTTTTCTTGAATTAATAGGATGGATCATATTGCATTTCTGTCAGTTATAATGTGGTTGTTCCCTGGGACATATGTGAAATAGCAGGGGGTCTATGGATTGCTGGAAAAAAAGGATTATGAGATGCTCAAGGGGCTCCCATCCATGTTGACATGAGTGAACTGAAGGACTAAGAAGACCCAGCAACGAACTACAGCTCAGGGAGTTTGTAAAATGATGGTCTATGCCCATACTGGTTCAACTTACTGAACAGCTagtatcaaaaaaaaaaacttactgAACAGCCTGACAGTGTATCATGGAACAGGGATGCTGCACACTTTTATTCAGCCAAGTCAGCATATCATTTGCCAATTGGGATAAAAAATGGAAAGAAGTTCAGATCAAATGCAAATTCTTCACTTGGTTGCTCCTTTGGTACAACATTTTCACAGTGCACAAACTGCTAACTCAACTTGCCAG
This portion of the Setaria viridis chromosome 7, Setaria_viridis_v4.0, whole genome shotgun sequence genome encodes:
- the LOC117865968 gene encoding pentatricopeptide repeat-containing protein At1g80550, mitochondrial, encoding MLPFLVRRRRRLALPFSTLHPPAPAAASTPPSSLDATAVLETLSLYVNDWRRALDFFHWSASPAGANLPPTAATLARAVDILGKHFEFPLATSLLLSHHDPARGDPAFLRPALRALLNRLAAANLVDDAVSAFNSTAASIGLRDEASFHLLIDALCDNRRVDEADHLCFGKDPPPFPLRTKTHNLLLRGWAKTRAWARLRQLWFDMDRRGVAKDLHSYSIYMDALSKSGKPWKAFKIFKEMKQRGVPIDVVAYNTAIHAVGFAESVDSAVRLYRQMVDAGCKPNTATFNAIVKLFCKEGRFKEGYAFVQQMHKAGCEPNVLTYHCFFQYLSRPQEVLRLFEKMLERGCQPRMDTYVMLIKRFGRWGFLRPVFIVWKAMEEQGLSPDAFAYNALIDALLEKGMVDLARKYDEEMLAKGLSPKPRKELGTKLPEAESDSDNVLNGVL